The following proteins come from a genomic window of Panthera leo isolate Ple1 chromosome E2, P.leo_Ple1_pat1.1, whole genome shotgun sequence:
- the LOC122208266 gene encoding cytochrome c oxidase subunit 7A1, mitochondrial: MRALRVSQALVRSFSSTARNRFENRVAEKQKVFQADNDLPVHLKGGATDNILYRLTMGLCLGGTVYSLYCLGWASFPHNK, encoded by the exons ATGAGGGCCCTGCGG GTCTCCCAAGCACTGGTTCGCTCTTTCAGCTCAACCGCCCGGAACCGCTTTGAGAACCGAGTGGCTGAGAAACAGAAAGTCTTCCAG GCGGACAATGACCTCCCAGTACACTTGAAGGGCGGGGCAACAGACAACATCCTGTATCGACTGACCATGGGCCTGTGTCTAGGGG GCACCGTCTATAGCCTGTACTGCCTTGGCTGGGCCTCCTTCCCTCACAACAAGTGA